Proteins from a genomic interval of Streptomyces sp. NBC_01445:
- a CDS encoding NEW3 domain-containing protein, producing MRIIGVEPTDLFVGPADNPLQVVRVALDEPAPVVVTGPGAYGETTAGEPGKPVEIGVRCDAAPGAVVPLTVTAGDQVAHAELTVAEPGWTVWMVPHFHYDPVWWNTQAAYTTTWDDAGDTAQQFRIGWQYTGFELMRLHLRTARRDPDYKFVLAEVDYLKPYWDAHPEDRALLRRLLAEGRVELMGGTYNEPNTNLTSAESTARNLVYGIGFQRGVMGGDPQTAWQLDVFGHDPQFPGLAADAGLTSSSWARGPHHQWGPMLTDRDREQDGWGDPSTMQFPAEFEWLSPSGRGILTHYMPAHYSAGWWMDSATSLADAEDAVLELYRLMRNVAATRNLLLPVGTDYTPPNRWVTEIHRDFAARYTWPRLKCALPSEFFAAVRGELTEPSPQTRDMNPVYTGKDVSFIDTKQAQRAAESLLTEAETFATLASVETGADYPHARIDKAWRQLAYGAHHDAITGSESDQVYLDLLTSWREAYDTGRDVLDVSLRRLGPAAEDTVTVFNPSAWPRTDLVRIRLTHPETGFHGWELTDGTPLVLEHASHHEDGSLAEADVVFLAADVPSLGYRAFRLRPSRTASNWTPSDGATRIANSTHILEVDPQRGGCVSRLTVEGRELLQAGRVGNELLVYEEYPAHPRYHEGPWHLVPNGAVIGSASAPAASVRTETSALGERITVTGTVGPVRYTQTLTLWHGVDRLDGVTHIDAFDGADRLLRLRWPVRVPGALPVSEVANAVIGRGFGLIDVDSAEHPWTLDNPANNWFALSSTARVRLAEGDRALGIAEIVTPDGAGAKDLAVALVQAGVTSTCSAAPGARYGDLAVDSNLPDVRIAIGGPDENPFTAEVLTGEYADAFAAQLAATGRARLWVPADSPLEKVWVPGADLRAAHALPVLVVAGEGAVDDLVADLDDATIEVADGGPLTEPPLDDYTVALVNQGVPGFAVDSGGALHLSLMRSCTGWPSGVWIDPPRRTHPDGSTFQQQHWTHSFDYTLTAGPGDWRAQNVVPRAHDVNHPLRAVRGERAGQPETRSFLAVEPAGQVVLSALKPTGNPLSEGELPGLVSGLTMRLYEATGRPVQARLVTDLPLTGARRATLLERPEAPLAALTVDLGGMDIATVVAPLAEERGGVQPGREPDQPVFTRYWLHNTGPAPTGNLPVAVHLNPQVLHGAGDLTVTVASGLTGTSTAGEVQVLLPEGWPADTATVPYALEPGGHLAHELRITPPPSAEPGTYWLRARTTCDGQTFEDVTRVQIGEAPPAEPVATLRTTALRLAPGEAGTLDVHLASDARTPVHVQAQLISPWQTFDLFPRWNTGADIPARGEHTLSFPVSVPAGTRPGRWWAVVKLAAAGHLHYTEAVEIEVTP from the coding sequence GTGCGCATCATCGGTGTCGAGCCGACCGACCTGTTCGTCGGTCCCGCGGACAACCCCCTGCAAGTCGTCCGCGTGGCACTCGACGAGCCCGCCCCGGTCGTCGTCACCGGCCCCGGCGCGTACGGCGAGACCACGGCGGGGGAGCCGGGCAAGCCCGTGGAGATCGGGGTGCGCTGCGACGCCGCACCCGGCGCAGTGGTCCCCCTCACGGTGACCGCCGGCGATCAGGTGGCGCACGCCGAGCTGACCGTGGCCGAGCCCGGCTGGACGGTGTGGATGGTGCCGCACTTCCACTACGACCCGGTGTGGTGGAACACCCAGGCCGCGTACACCACCACCTGGGACGACGCGGGCGACACGGCGCAGCAGTTCCGGATCGGCTGGCAGTACACCGGCTTCGAACTGATGCGGCTGCACCTGCGGACGGCCCGTCGCGACCCCGACTACAAGTTCGTGCTGGCCGAGGTCGACTACCTCAAGCCGTACTGGGACGCCCACCCCGAGGACCGCGCCCTGCTGCGCCGGCTGCTCGCGGAAGGCCGCGTCGAGCTGATGGGCGGCACCTACAACGAGCCCAACACCAACCTCACCTCCGCCGAGTCGACCGCCCGCAACCTCGTGTACGGCATCGGCTTCCAGCGCGGCGTCATGGGCGGCGACCCGCAGACCGCCTGGCAGCTGGACGTTTTCGGGCACGACCCGCAGTTCCCCGGCCTCGCCGCCGACGCCGGGCTCACCTCGTCGTCGTGGGCACGTGGCCCGCACCACCAGTGGGGCCCGATGCTCACCGACCGCGACCGGGAGCAGGACGGCTGGGGCGACCCGTCCACGATGCAGTTCCCCGCCGAGTTCGAGTGGCTCTCGCCCAGCGGCCGCGGCATCCTCACCCACTACATGCCGGCGCACTACAGCGCCGGCTGGTGGATGGACTCCGCCACGAGTCTCGCCGATGCCGAGGACGCGGTCCTGGAGCTGTACCGGCTGATGAGGAACGTCGCCGCGACCCGCAACCTGCTCCTCCCGGTCGGCACCGACTACACCCCGCCCAATCGCTGGGTCACCGAGATCCACCGGGACTTCGCCGCCCGCTACACCTGGCCGCGCCTGAAGTGCGCTCTGCCGAGCGAGTTCTTCGCGGCCGTACGCGGCGAGCTGACCGAACCCTCGCCGCAGACCAGGGACATGAACCCGGTCTACACCGGCAAGGACGTGTCGTTCATCGACACCAAGCAGGCGCAGCGCGCCGCCGAGTCACTGCTCACCGAGGCCGAGACGTTCGCCACCCTCGCCTCCGTCGAGACGGGTGCCGACTACCCGCACGCCCGCATCGACAAGGCGTGGCGGCAGCTCGCGTACGGCGCCCACCACGACGCGATCACCGGCTCCGAGTCCGACCAGGTCTACCTGGACCTGCTCACCAGCTGGCGGGAGGCCTACGACACCGGGCGCGACGTCCTCGATGTCTCGCTGCGCCGCCTCGGCCCCGCGGCCGAGGACACGGTGACCGTGTTCAACCCGTCGGCCTGGCCGCGCACCGACCTCGTCCGCATCCGCCTCACCCACCCTGAAACCGGCTTCCATGGCTGGGAGTTGACGGACGGCACCCCCCTCGTCCTGGAACACGCGAGCCACCACGAGGACGGCTCGCTCGCCGAGGCCGACGTCGTCTTCCTCGCCGCAGACGTGCCGTCGCTCGGCTACCGCGCCTTCCGCCTCCGCCCCTCCCGTACGGCTTCGAACTGGACGCCGTCCGACGGAGCGACCCGCATCGCGAACTCGACGCACATCCTCGAAGTGGACCCGCAACGCGGTGGCTGCGTCTCCCGGCTGACCGTCGAAGGCCGCGAACTGCTCCAGGCCGGCCGCGTCGGCAACGAACTCCTGGTCTACGAGGAGTACCCGGCGCACCCCCGCTACCACGAGGGCCCCTGGCACCTGGTGCCGAACGGGGCCGTGATCGGCTCGGCGTCCGCGCCCGCCGCATCCGTGCGGACCGAGACGAGCGCCCTCGGCGAGCGGATCACGGTGACCGGCACGGTCGGACCGGTGCGGTACACGCAGACCCTCACCCTCTGGCACGGCGTCGACCGTCTCGACGGCGTCACGCACATCGACGCGTTCGACGGCGCCGACCGGCTGCTGCGGCTGCGCTGGCCGGTCCGGGTGCCCGGCGCCCTGCCGGTCAGCGAGGTCGCGAACGCCGTCATCGGGCGCGGGTTCGGCCTGATCGACGTCGACTCGGCGGAGCATCCCTGGACCCTCGACAACCCGGCGAACAACTGGTTCGCCCTGTCGTCCACCGCACGCGTCCGGCTCGCAGAGGGGGACCGCGCCCTCGGCATCGCCGAGATCGTCACGCCCGACGGCGCCGGCGCCAAGGACCTCGCCGTCGCCCTGGTGCAGGCGGGCGTGACCAGCACCTGCTCGGCCGCGCCCGGCGCCCGCTACGGCGACCTCGCCGTGGACTCCAACCTCCCCGACGTACGCATCGCGATCGGTGGCCCGGACGAAAACCCGTTCACCGCCGAGGTGCTGACGGGGGAGTACGCCGACGCGTTCGCCGCGCAGCTCGCGGCGACCGGCCGGGCCCGCCTGTGGGTCCCGGCCGACAGCCCGCTGGAGAAGGTGTGGGTGCCGGGCGCGGACCTGCGCGCCGCACACGCGCTGCCGGTGCTCGTCGTGGCCGGTGAGGGCGCGGTGGACGACCTGGTCGCTGACCTGGACGACGCGACGATCGAGGTCGCGGACGGCGGCCCGCTCACCGAACCACCGCTCGACGACTACACGGTCGCCCTCGTCAACCAGGGCGTTCCTGGCTTCGCGGTGGACTCCGGCGGCGCCCTGCACCTGTCGCTGATGCGCTCCTGCACCGGCTGGCCGTCCGGCGTGTGGATCGACCCGCCGCGGCGCACGCACCCGGACGGCTCCACGTTCCAGCAGCAGCACTGGACCCACTCCTTCGACTACACGCTCACGGCCGGACCGGGCGACTGGCGCGCGCAGAACGTGGTCCCGCGCGCCCACGACGTCAACCACCCGCTGCGCGCGGTACGCGGCGAGCGCGCGGGTCAACCGGAGACGCGGTCGTTCCTCGCGGTGGAACCGGCGGGCCAGGTCGTCCTCAGCGCGCTCAAGCCGACGGGGAACCCCCTGTCGGAGGGTGAACTGCCGGGCCTCGTATCGGGGTTGACGATGCGCCTTTACGAGGCGACCGGACGGCCGGTCCAGGCCCGACTCGTCACGGACCTGCCGCTCACCGGGGCCCGCCGCGCCACTCTGTTGGAGCGCCCGGAGGCACCCCTCGCCGCACTCACCGTCGACCTCGGCGGCATGGACATCGCGACGGTCGTCGCCCCGCTCGCCGAGGAGCGTGGCGGGGTGCAGCCGGGCCGCGAGCCCGACCAGCCGGTGTTCACCCGCTACTGGCTGCACAACACCGGACCGGCGCCGACCGGCAACCTTCCGGTGGCCGTCCACCTGAACCCGCAGGTGCTGCACGGAGCCGGCGACCTCACGGTCACGGTGGCCTCCGGTCTCACCGGGACGTCCACCGCGGGAGAGGTCCAGGTCCTGCTCCCGGAAGGCTGGCCGGCGGATACGGCCACGGTGCCGTACGCCCTCGAACCGGGCGGCCACCTCGCCCACGAGCTGCGCATCACGCCGCCGCCGTCCGCCGAGCCGGGAACGTACTGGCTGCGAGCGCGCACGACGTGCGACGGCCAGACCTTCGAGGACGTGACCCGCGTCCAGATCGGCGAGGCGCCGCCCGCCGAGCCGGTGGCGACCCTCCGGACGACGGCCCTGCGCCTGGCCCCGGGAGAGGCGGGCACGCTCGACGTCCACCTGGCATCGGACGCCCGCACGCCGGTCCACGTCCAGGCCCAACTCATCAGCCCCTGGCAGACGTTCGACCTGTTCCCGCGGTGGAACACGGGCGCGGACATCCCGGCGCGGGGCGAGCACACGCTGAGCTTCCCGGTGTCCGTCCCCGCCGGCACCCGGCCCGGCCGCTGGTGGGCGGTCGTCAAACTGGCCGCCGCGGGCCATCTGCACTACACCGAGGCGGTCGAGATCGAGGTCACCCCGTGA
- a CDS encoding DUF7158 domain-containing protein, with product MTHTHVAAVVGDRTLTEAEVEARVAALRSGPLAPRLPRPGTADARNLRRWVVQVMTYEAVVEQEAATLDLRPQPPDTHVELRLTDALRMGGVTAAVLTSLPVAPAVRARVTADIAVPEPAVRDYYARNRDLHPGPYEAERPAIEDELHQAAADRHFTLWLERRHAESVTLMPGYEHPADPRHADATHRH from the coding sequence GTGACGCACACCCACGTCGCCGCCGTCGTCGGTGACCGGACCCTCACCGAGGCCGAGGTGGAGGCCAGAGTGGCCGCGCTCCGAAGCGGCCCCCTGGCCCCCCGCCTGCCCCGCCCCGGCACCGCGGACGCGCGCAACCTGCGCCGCTGGGTGGTCCAGGTCATGACGTACGAGGCAGTCGTCGAACAGGAAGCGGCAACACTGGACCTGCGACCTCAACCGCCGGACACCCACGTCGAGTTGCGCCTGACAGACGCCCTGAGGATGGGCGGCGTGACGGCGGCCGTCCTGACGTCGCTGCCGGTGGCCCCCGCGGTACGCGCCCGGGTCACCGCCGACATCGCCGTACCGGAGCCCGCCGTCCGCGACTACTACGCCCGCAACCGCGACCTGCACCCCGGCCCGTACGAAGCGGAGCGCCCCGCCATCGAGGACGAACTCCACCAGGCAGCGGCCGACCGCCACTTCACACTGTGGCTGGAACGCCGCCACGCGGAATCGGTGACCCTGATGCCCGGCTACGAACACCCGGCGGACCCCCGCCACGCGGACGCCACGCATCGTCACTAG
- a CDS encoding nucleotide pyrophosphohydrolase, giving the protein MAELDELLQRARRIHDLYDQVNLHERGRVWTREEFMLGFMGDVGDLAKLVMAEEGAREMPGGRQALEHELADCLWSVLILAHRHDVDLRAAFGRTMTELEQAISARLPEEG; this is encoded by the coding sequence GTGGCCGAACTTGACGAGCTGCTGCAGCGAGCACGACGGATCCACGATCTGTACGACCAGGTGAACCTGCACGAACGAGGGCGGGTGTGGACCCGGGAGGAGTTCATGCTCGGCTTCATGGGCGATGTCGGTGACCTCGCCAAACTGGTGATGGCCGAGGAGGGCGCCCGGGAGATGCCCGGCGGGCGGCAGGCACTCGAGCACGAACTGGCCGACTGCCTGTGGTCCGTACTGATTCTGGCGCACCGCCACGACGTGGATCTGCGAGCCGCCTTCGGCCGCACGATGACGGAGCTGGAGCAGGCCATCAGCGCGCGGCTTCCCGAGGAAGGGTGA
- a CDS encoding HIT family protein: protein MKREAMDLDAYVARTRTSPCYICAYLAGDPEHRHETVYEDDAHVAYLDKYPTLPGKVLVAPKAHIEHVVRDLDEAAYGRLMLVVRRVALAVEAVFAPERTYLLSLGSAQGNSHLHWHIAGLPQGVPYEQQQYHALMTENGVLAHTAEESAGIADRLRRAIG, encoded by the coding sequence ATGAAACGGGAGGCCATGGACCTCGACGCGTACGTCGCCCGCACGCGCACCAGCCCCTGCTACATCTGCGCCTACCTCGCGGGGGACCCGGAGCACCGGCACGAGACGGTCTACGAGGACGACGCGCACGTGGCCTACCTGGACAAGTACCCGACCCTGCCGGGCAAGGTGCTGGTGGCACCGAAGGCGCACATCGAGCACGTCGTCAGGGATCTGGACGAGGCGGCGTACGGCAGGCTGATGCTCGTGGTGCGCAGGGTGGCGCTCGCGGTGGAGGCGGTGTTCGCGCCGGAGCGGACGTATCTGCTGTCGCTGGGCAGCGCGCAAGGCAACAGCCACCTGCACTGGCACATCGCCGGGCTGCCGCAGGGTGTGCCCTACGAGCAGCAGCAGTACCACGCTCTGATGACGGAGAACGGGGTGCTCGCACACACCGCGGAGGAGAGCGCCGGCATCGCGGACAGGCTGCGGCGGGCGATCGGCTGA
- a CDS encoding carbohydrate ABC transporter permease — MTADTLTRPTVRPAGGAEGRTRARRRSTKPQQVVGSGTGAKVGAGIALALMAVMWLAPIAWALVTSLKTEPDAASVGDGWIPEHGFTAAAYGKIFSNGKIPMWALNSFFVAAMVTVLTVAVSALAAYGFSRTLFRGRRLLFAATIASIMVPPQILIVPLFREMLSLNLVDTYAGMILPQVVAPPMVYILKKFFDAIPRELEEAARLDGASNARVFLSVILPLSRPILSAVAVFVFIGAWNNFLWPFISTSDQSLMTLPVGLATVKDSYGLQYAQLAASGLLASVPLILIFMIFQRQMVKSVATTGLGGQ, encoded by the coding sequence ATGACTGCCGACACCCTGACCCGCCCGACGGTCCGGCCGGCCGGCGGGGCCGAGGGCCGGACGCGCGCCCGGCGACGCAGCACCAAGCCGCAGCAGGTGGTGGGCTCGGGGACCGGGGCCAAGGTGGGCGCCGGGATCGCGCTGGCGCTGATGGCCGTGATGTGGCTGGCGCCCATCGCCTGGGCGCTGGTGACGTCGCTCAAGACGGAACCCGACGCGGCCTCCGTCGGGGACGGCTGGATACCGGAGCACGGCTTCACGGCCGCCGCCTACGGCAAGATATTCAGCAACGGGAAGATCCCCATGTGGGCGCTGAACAGCTTCTTCGTGGCGGCGATGGTCACGGTGCTGACCGTCGCGGTGTCCGCGCTCGCGGCGTACGGGTTCTCGCGCACGCTGTTCCGGGGCCGGCGGCTGCTGTTCGCCGCGACGATCGCGTCGATCATGGTGCCGCCGCAGATCCTGATCGTGCCGCTGTTCCGCGAGATGCTCTCGCTGAACCTCGTGGACACCTACGCCGGCATGATCCTGCCGCAGGTCGTGGCGCCGCCGATGGTGTACATCCTCAAGAAGTTCTTCGACGCCATCCCGCGTGAACTGGAGGAGGCGGCCCGGCTCGACGGTGCGAGTAATGCCCGGGTGTTCCTCAGTGTCATCCTGCCGCTGTCCCGGCCGATCCTGTCCGCCGTGGCGGTCTTCGTCTTCATCGGCGCCTGGAACAACTTTCTCTGGCCGTTCATCAGCACCAGCGACCAGTCGCTGATGACGCTGCCCGTCGGCCTGGCGACGGTCAAGGACTCCTACGGGCTGCAGTACGCGCAGCTCGCCGCGTCCGGGCTGCTCGCTTCCGTGCCCCTCATCCTGATCTTCATGATTTTCCAGCGCCAGATGGTGAAGTCCGTGGCCACGACGGGGCTCGGCGGCCAGTAG
- a CDS encoding carbohydrate ABC transporter permease yields MSTWQTRGAGSTRRSVLGRTSGPLFVAPFMVVFALFLVVPLVWGLWMSFTNSSLTGRGDSTFAGFGNYAEALTDAKMWETIGHTVLFTVMSTVPLVAFALVMALLVHAGLPGQWLWRLAFFAPYLLTSAVIWQVGLLLFQTDSGMLNTFLNAIGLDGVGWLVEERYAMWSVVLITVWWTVGFNFLLYLAALQSVPDQLYEAAAIDGAGAWRRLWSITIPQLHRTTALITVLQVLASLKVFDQIFLLTKGGPDGSTRPVLEYIFDTGFTGYRLGYAAAMSYIFFALLLILSIGQLKFFSRKEA; encoded by the coding sequence ATGAGTACATGGCAAACCCGCGGCGCCGGTTCGACTCGCCGCTCAGTGCTCGGCCGCACGTCCGGGCCCCTGTTCGTCGCCCCGTTCATGGTGGTCTTCGCGCTCTTCCTCGTGGTGCCGCTCGTCTGGGGCCTGTGGATGAGCTTCACCAACTCGAGCCTCACCGGCCGGGGTGACTCCACCTTCGCCGGGTTCGGCAACTACGCCGAGGCCCTCACCGACGCGAAGATGTGGGAGACGATCGGCCACACCGTGCTCTTCACGGTCATGTCCACCGTCCCCCTCGTCGCTTTCGCGCTGGTCATGGCTCTCCTCGTGCACGCCGGGCTGCCCGGGCAGTGGTTGTGGCGGCTCGCCTTCTTCGCTCCGTACCTCCTCACCAGTGCCGTCATCTGGCAGGTCGGGCTCCTGCTGTTCCAGACGGACTCCGGCATGCTCAACACCTTCCTCAACGCGATCGGCCTGGACGGCGTCGGCTGGCTCGTCGAGGAGCGCTACGCGATGTGGTCGGTGGTCCTGATCACCGTCTGGTGGACCGTCGGCTTCAACTTCCTGCTGTATCTGGCCGCCCTGCAGTCCGTGCCCGACCAGCTCTACGAAGCAGCGGCGATCGACGGCGCCGGTGCCTGGCGCCGACTCTGGTCCATCACCATCCCCCAGCTCCACCGGACGACCGCGCTGATCACGGTGTTGCAGGTGCTTGCCTCGCTCAAGGTGTTCGACCAGATCTTCCTGCTCACCAAGGGCGGTCCGGACGGCTCCACCCGGCCGGTCCTCGAGTACATCTTCGACACCGGGTTCACCGGCTACCGGCTCGGCTACGCCGCCGCCATGTCGTACATCTTCTTCGCCCTGCTGCTCATCCTCTCCATCGGGCAGCTCAAGTTCTTCTCGCGCAAGGAGGCGTGA